A stretch of Arcobacter arenosus DNA encodes these proteins:
- a CDS encoding phage portal protein, with product MNLNPFNWFRSQEVATSSQEFSELFAPRESTSGENITLSNAMKISTVFSCIRVLSETTGSLPIHLYEYNSKNNKKSKAYTHNLYDILNLEPNKDMTSVTFWEVCIAHLCLNGNFYAQIIKSRAGKILELVPLLATNVTKYRLEDDSIIFTYNNGKHTYEFKQDEIFEVIGFSKDGWSGMSPIEYQRDSLGLSKSAENYGSRFFKNNATPPIAVKIPQTLNDEQYKRLKKSWQKAHSGENAHKVALLEGGADITSIGLSNSDSQFLETRQFQKSEICGMYRVPPHLVADLSKSSFNNISEQSQELVKYTLQPYINRIEKSIKKQLLSKEERKKYYAKFNVDGLLRGDIQSRFNAYNIGRNMGVYSANEIREKEDMNPIKDGDTYLVPLNMTEQKDNNEAE from the coding sequence ATGAATTTAAATCCATTTAATTGGTTTAGAAGCCAAGAAGTAGCAACATCATCACAAGAATTTAGTGAACTATTCGCACCTAGAGAATCAACAAGTGGCGAAAATATCACATTATCTAATGCAATGAAAATATCAACAGTTTTCTCATGTATTAGAGTTTTAAGTGAAACTACTGGCTCTTTACCTATTCATTTATACGAATACAACTCAAAAAACAATAAAAAATCAAAAGCATATACACACAACCTATACGATATTTTAAATTTAGAGCCAAATAAAGATATGACTTCTGTAACTTTTTGGGAAGTTTGTATCGCTCATTTATGTTTAAATGGGAATTTTTACGCACAAATTATTAAAAGTAGAGCAGGGAAAATACTTGAATTAGTACCTTTACTTGCTACAAATGTAACAAAATATAGATTAGAAGATGATTCTATTATATTTACATATAACAATGGAAAGCATACCTACGAATTCAAACAAGATGAGATTTTTGAAGTAATTGGTTTTTCAAAAGATGGGTGGAGTGGAATGTCTCCTATTGAATACCAAAGGGATTCTTTAGGGCTTTCAAAATCTGCCGAAAACTATGGAAGTAGATTTTTCAAAAACAATGCAACACCACCAATTGCAGTAAAAATCCCACAAACACTAAATGATGAACAATACAAAAGATTAAAGAAATCTTGGCAAAAAGCACATAGTGGCGAAAATGCACACAAAGTAGCATTATTAGAAGGTGGAGCAGATATAACATCAATCGGATTATCAAATAGCGATAGTCAGTTTTTAGAAACAAGACAATTTCAAAAATCAGAAATATGTGGAATGTATAGAGTTCCACCGCACTTAGTAGCCGACCTTTCAAAATCTTCATTTAACAACATTTCTGAACAATCGCAAGAATTAGTTAAATATACATTGCAGCCATATATCAACAGAATTGAAAAATCTATTAAGAAGCAACTTTTATCGAAAGAAGAAAGAAAAAAATACTATGCAAAATTTAATGTTGATGGGTTACTGAGAGGGGATATCCAATCAAGATTTAATGCTTATAACATTGGTAGAAATATGGGTGTTTATAGTGCAAATGAAATCCGAGAAAAAGAAGATATGAATCCTATCAAAGATGGAGACACTTATTTAGTTCCACTAAACATGACGGAGCAAAAGGACAATAATGAAGCCGAATAA
- a CDS encoding terminase large subunit, with protein sequence MKNREFNEPKFYWELAKEYINKKTKELTNSEYYIDEKLAYKCVRFSSMLKHTSGEFAGVNFQFQVWQIESIIDIFGTKYKSGMFKDLRRYQKALFFMPKKNGKSEFAGVLHAIMFFIDHEKAKEQYSIATEAEQAKIIHKVFLTMIKQEPDLLGLVKSTVKPPRITKEDGAFEDEFQSLTSSADTKDGLRPSFLTVDEGHAHKTIDLYQIMSDGLAGRNEPLEIHLSTAGYNMQGFFFRLIYTYAKKVKKGIIKDDRFYPVLFEPSEEDLKNDDFWKDREIWKKANPNLGVSPTYSYMEGKISLANESEEALIAFKTKHLNVWCDKPMTWIKSNVWTRGQEKIGFTKLKELKTKIAYGGLDLASTTDIAALVLIFPTESGYMDILTRFWIPKDNLRERANRDKVPYLDWEKQGLITATDGNIIDYNVIKKDIQRYCEFFNIKLLAYDRWNSSQLITDLNNEEITTLVPFGQGFASMSAPTKQIEVLALQDNLNHGNNEVLNWMCSNVVLKRDPSDNIKIDKDKSIEKVDGMVALAEAVGVYLTDKKEEEEINPYEDRGFRFI encoded by the coding sequence ATGAAGAATAGAGAATTTAATGAGCCTAAATTTTATTGGGAACTAGCAAAAGAATATATTAATAAAAAAACCAAAGAATTAACAAATAGTGAATATTATATTGATGAAAAATTAGCTTATAAGTGTGTTAGATTTTCTTCCATGCTCAAACACACTTCAGGAGAGTTTGCAGGAGTTAATTTTCAATTTCAAGTGTGGCAAATAGAATCTATCATAGACATATTCGGAACAAAATATAAAAGTGGAATGTTTAAGGATTTAAGAAGATACCAAAAGGCACTTTTCTTTATGCCTAAGAAAAATGGTAAATCAGAGTTTGCGGGAGTCCTTCATGCAATAATGTTTTTTATTGATCATGAAAAAGCAAAAGAACAATATTCAATAGCAACAGAAGCAGAACAAGCAAAGATTATTCATAAAGTATTTTTGACAATGATTAAACAAGAGCCTGATTTATTAGGCTTAGTTAAAAGCACAGTTAAACCACCAAGAATAACTAAAGAAGATGGAGCATTTGAGGACGAATTCCAATCTCTTACAAGTTCGGCAGACACAAAGGATGGGTTAAGACCTTCATTCTTAACAGTAGATGAAGGACACGCACATAAAACAATAGACCTTTATCAGATTATGTCAGATGGTTTGGCAGGAAGAAACGAGCCTTTAGAGATACACCTTTCAACTGCAGGCTACAATATGCAAGGTTTCTTTTTTAGACTTATATATACTTATGCTAAAAAAGTTAAAAAAGGAATAATAAAAGATGATAGATTTTACCCTGTACTGTTTGAGCCAAGTGAAGAAGATTTAAAAAATGATGACTTTTGGAAAGACAGAGAGATATGGAAAAAAGCTAACCCAAATTTAGGTGTGAGTCCAACTTATTCATATATGGAAGGTAAAATCTCACTTGCTAATGAATCAGAAGAAGCATTAATCGCATTTAAAACAAAACACTTAAATGTTTGGTGCGATAAGCCTATGACTTGGATTAAAAGCAATGTGTGGACGAGAGGTCAAGAAAAAATTGGCTTCACTAAATTAAAAGAGTTAAAAACAAAAATAGCTTATGGTGGACTCGATTTAGCTTCAACAACAGATATTGCAGCATTAGTTTTAATTTTTCCTACTGAAAGTGGCTATATGGATATACTCACTAGATTTTGGATACCAAAAGACAACCTAAGAGAAAGAGCAAATAGAGACAAAGTGCCTTATTTAGATTGGGAAAAGCAAGGATTAATAACTGCCACAGATGGAAATATTATTGATTACAATGTAATTAAGAAAGACATTCAAAGATATTGTGAGTTTTTTAATATAAAACTACTAGCGTATGATAGATGGAATAGTAGTCAATTAATAACAGACCTAAATAATGAAGAAATTACAACTTTAGTTCCATTCGGACAAGGGTTTGCTTCAATGTCAGCACCAACAAAGCAAATTGAAGTTCTAGCACTACAAGACAATTTAAATCATGGTAATAATGAAGTGTTAAATTGGATGTGCAGCAATGTAGTATTAAAACGTGATCCATCTGATAATATAAAAATAGACAAAGATAAATCAATTGAAAAAGTAGATGGCATGGTAGCACTTGCAGAAGCAGTTGGAGTCTATCTGACAGATAAAAAAGAGGAAGAAGAAATAAACCCTTATGAAGATAGAGGCTTTAGATTTATTTAG
- a CDS encoding HNH endonuclease, with amino-acid sequence MPSINNKHCSKHGVYQGKRCPKCKQQIEKEYNKTSRNKENQSVYQSKKWKDLRQEAIIRDGFKCTSCHAAIGLKHRDHVVDHIVEIQDGGAAYDLENLQTLCMSCHNKKTKGKGVGV; translated from the coding sequence ATGCCGAGCATTAATAATAAACATTGTTCTAAACATGGAGTGTATCAAGGGAAAAGATGCCCGAAGTGTAAGCAGCAGATAGAAAAAGAATATAACAAGACCTCAAGGAATAAAGAGAATCAATCTGTTTATCAATCTAAGAAGTGGAAAGACTTAAGACAAGAAGCAATCATTAGGGATGGTTTTAAATGTACTAGCTGCCATGCTGCTATTGGATTAAAGCATAGAGACCACGTTGTAGACCACATTGTAGAAATACAAGATGGTGGAGCAGCATATGATTTAGAGAACTTGCAAACTCTTTGTATGAGTTGCCACAATAAAAAGACGAAAGGTAAAGGGGTAGGGGTATGA
- a CDS encoding P27 family phage terminase small subunit has protein sequence MQNQKDTLKILNCDKSTLSRYVKNGELQRFKKGRNTFYDEHEVAALVKKIEANKKRVGIEIKPKEKIKLPPKIEQETQVLAANSKLTALGIEILSTATKDLIDMGLYEQCDKQILLCYALSAQAYNHYYVKSLECGVLLSGDTHESEDGTLTVELNRATVHPYHKMMLDHQKMMLNYSDRLGLNPLARTKLETKEKKEKGILDILNEE, from the coding sequence ATGCAGAATCAAAAAGATACATTAAAAATTTTAAATTGTGATAAATCTACACTATCAAGGTATGTCAAAAATGGTGAACTTCAAAGATTTAAAAAAGGTAGGAATACATTTTATGATGAACATGAAGTTGCTGCACTTGTAAAAAAAATTGAAGCCAATAAAAAAAGAGTTGGAATAGAGATAAAGCCAAAAGAAAAAATTAAACTTCCCCCAAAGATAGAACAAGAGACACAAGTATTAGCTGCTAATTCAAAACTTACCGCACTTGGTATTGAAATACTATCAACAGCAACAAAAGATTTAATTGATATGGGATTATATGAACAATGCGATAAACAAATACTTTTATGCTATGCACTATCAGCACAAGCATACAATCACTACTATGTTAAATCATTAGAATGTGGTGTACTGCTAAGTGGAGATACTCATGAGTCAGAAGATGGAACTTTAACAGTTGAATTAAACAGAGCAACAGTACATCCATATCACAAAATGATGTTAGACCATCAAAAGATGATGTTGAATTATAGTGATAGGCTTGGTTTAAATCCACTTGCAAGAACAAAACTAGAAACTAAAGAAAAAAAAGAAAAAGGTATTTTAGATATTTTAAATGAAGAATAG
- a CDS encoding S24 family peptidase: MGNKVFTVGPKILKLLDEKGLTQISLIRFLLKKDKIEGKERTRFNRYFNGVHEFPTDYIASTAIFLKCDPKILLEEKGEYVPSARKIPVLGLSSCGVPSPCFDFSSIDETIDYVGEEENVYAVKAFGDSMETYIFNEDIVIFESLKNNGIEDGEVVHYSYEYGSPDPDDNGIKVFKIREDGSIYLKPLNGEYDNIEVKYPEFLKMSRLVSVQKKPKRF; the protein is encoded by the coding sequence ATGGGAAACAAGGTTTTTACAGTTGGACCTAAAATATTAAAACTTTTAGATGAAAAGGGATTAACTCAAATTTCATTAATTAGGTTTCTTCTGAAAAAAGATAAAATAGAAGGCAAGGAAAGAACGAGATTTAATAGATATTTTAATGGAGTTCATGAATTTCCAACAGATTATATTGCTTCGACTGCAATATTTTTAAAATGTGACCCAAAAATACTTTTAGAAGAGAAAGGGGAATATGTTCCATCTGCAAGGAAAATACCTGTATTGGGACTTAGCTCATGTGGAGTCCCTTCGCCTTGCTTTGATTTTTCATCTATTGATGAAACTATAGATTATGTAGGAGAAGAAGAAAATGTATATGCGGTTAAAGCCTTTGGAGACTCTATGGAAACATATATTTTTAATGAGGATATTGTAATTTTTGAATCTTTAAAAAATAATGGGATAGAAGACGGTGAAGTTGTGCATTATAGTTACGAATATGGTTCACCTGACCCTGATGATAATGGAATAAAAGTATTTAAAATAAGGGAAGATGGGAGCATATATTTAAAACCTCTTAATGGAGAATATGACAATATTGAAGTTAAGTATCCAGAATTTCTTAAAATGTCAAGGCTCGTGTCGGTTCAGAAAAAACCAAAACGATTTTAG
- a CDS encoding phage antirepressor KilAC domain-containing protein — protein sequence MSLNLQSDLFSQEIVTEKNGELLVSSLVIAENVQNSHETVMRLIKENITELREFGTVEFTDLKSENSNGGRPIKITHLNENQSMLIMSFMRNNEIVKRFKVNLVKAFSLMKQKLSQSNFNIPQTFSEALLLASKQAEQIELQEKLLLEQKPKVEFFEAVTNSKTAFDMAKVAKVLDKNIGRNKLFEFLREKKVLQKDNIPFQTFIDRGYFRVIESKYTKPDGSTNISLKTLVYQKGVNYINKLLEREGE from the coding sequence ATGAGCTTAAACTTACAATCTGACTTATTTAGTCAAGAAATCGTTACAGAAAAAAATGGTGAACTACTTGTTAGTTCTTTAGTTATTGCAGAGAATGTACAAAATTCACATGAGACAGTAATGAGATTAATTAAAGAAAATATTACTGAACTTAGAGAATTTGGAACAGTTGAGTTTACGGATTTGAAATCGGAAAACTCAAACGGTGGACGACCTATTAAAATTACACACCTTAATGAAAATCAATCAATGTTAATTATGTCTTTTATGAGAAACAACGAGATAGTAAAAAGATTTAAAGTTAATCTTGTAAAAGCATTCTCACTTATGAAACAAAAACTATCTCAATCAAACTTCAATATTCCACAAACTTTCAGCGAAGCTTTATTGTTAGCTTCAAAACAAGCTGAACAAATTGAACTTCAAGAAAAACTTTTATTAGAACAAAAACCTAAAGTAGAATTTTTTGAAGCAGTAACAAATAGTAAAACTGCTTTTGATATGGCAAAAGTTGCGAAGGTATTAGATAAAAATATTGGAAGAAATAAACTATTTGAATTTTTGAGAGAAAAAAAGGTTTTACAAAAAGACAATATACCTTTTCAAACTTTCATAGATAGAGGATATTTTAGAGTAATTGAATCTAAATATACAAAGCCTGATGGAAGTACCAATATAAGCCTTAAAACACTTGTATATCAAAAAGGAGTTAATTATATAAATAAACTTCTTGAAAGAGAAGGTGAGTAA
- a CDS encoding RusA family crossover junction endodeoxyribonuclease: MKNLLILKTIPILLNKLYQPIIRNGRPSIIKNKKAKEFIQLVQMEAIRQKIKKIDGEVSFKCDVLIKDRKNYDIDSVIKLLFDSLNGIAYKDDKFIVELIVRKHTNAEFDGLNILIEEVDNEQNLH; encoded by the coding sequence ATGAAGAATTTATTAATTCTTAAAACTATTCCAATCTTACTAAACAAGTTATATCAGCCAATAATTAGAAATGGCAGACCATCTATTATTAAAAATAAAAAAGCAAAAGAGTTTATTCAATTAGTACAGATGGAAGCCATAAGACAAAAAATAAAAAAGATAGATGGAGAAGTTAGTTTTAAATGTGATGTACTAATCAAAGATAGAAAAAACTATGACATTGATTCAGTAATAAAACTTTTATTTGATAGCTTAAATGGAATAGCTTATAAGGATGATAAGTTTATTGTTGAGTTGATAGTAAGAAAGCATACAAATGCCGAATTTGATGGGTTAAACATTTTAATTGAGGAGGTAGATAATGAGCAAAATTTGCATTAA
- a CDS encoding helix-turn-helix domain-containing protein encodes MSIKVMEKVFRDETLDPNKKLIMLALADNANDEGYCYPSINTIVLKTSLSKPTVIKHMKELEGKSLLLSKKRSRKNGSSTTKIYIVYPLENLQNLDEEIKEKFEQSKEALPHHQSKEALPPRGGQSKEALPLEPSPSLFNHHLFSKLSKSEKDLYLEYSALRKKMKLQTTLKIHDRLLQKYFDFGRNEEIIKRAIASNWKDFYQVKQQNNQLSKREQSDKFIDDYFANMQNQDVQDCEVIYEC; translated from the coding sequence ATGAGCATTAAAGTAATGGAAAAAGTATTTAGAGATGAAACTTTAGATCCTAATAAAAAACTTATTATGTTAGCTTTAGCAGACAATGCGAATGATGAAGGATATTGTTATCCATCAATCAATACTATTGTTTTAAAAACTTCTCTATCAAAACCTACTGTAATAAAACACATGAAAGAACTTGAAGGGAAAAGCCTTTTATTGTCTAAAAAAAGAAGTAGAAAAAACGGAAGTTCAACTACTAAAATTTATATAGTTTATCCTCTTGAAAATCTACAAAATCTTGATGAAGAAATTAAAGAAAAATTTGAGCAAAGTAAAGAGGCTTTACCCCACCACCAAAGTAAAGAGGCTTTACCACCTAGAGGGGGGCAAAGTAAAGAGGCTTTACCCCTTGAACCATCACCTTCTTTATTTAACCATCACTTATTTAGTAAATTAAGCAAGTCGGAGAAGGATTTGTATTTAGAATATTCTGCCCTTAGAAAGAAGATGAAATTACAGACTACTTTAAAAATCCATGATAGATTATTGCAGAAATATTTTGACTTTGGAAGAAATGAAGAAATCATAAAAAGAGCTATTGCTAGTAATTGGAAAGACTTTTATCAGGTTAAACAACAAAACAACCAACTATCAAAACGAGAGCAATCTGATAAATTCATTGATGATTACTTTGCAAATATGCAAAACCAAGATGTTCAAGATTGTGAGGTGATTTATGAGTGCTAA